The genomic interval ttttgttaactttttcaGGTTACCGATGATTAATATTCCTGATCCCAATGTTAATCCGGAAACCCCTACAGTGGAAGGTGTTGCGTACTTTGGCCGGATGTGTACATGGAAGCAAAGTATGTACCAGTGCATGGTGATATTAAGTAATGCACGAAACGATTATGGTGTTTTAAATATACCATTTCAGATTGTTTCCGTTTGccgaaaataaacatgttttaacatttgtattttatattcaaattaattgctgctgctttttatattaaaaagaacaagcacaaaaaaaataataacaagtcGTCGAGCATATATAGTTTACGCATTTTCATGCTTCAAATGTTACAGTCTCGTTAGTGCGCCTAAACTCCGGACACTTCAGTATAACGGCCGCGCACGAGATTGCGCACAACCTGGGCGCCAATCATGACTCCGAGGTCAACTGCACCCACTCGGATTTCAATATGATGGCCGGTACCCGACGGACCCTTGTAAGCGCCGACCTCGCATCGCAGCAATGGCGCTTCTCAAACTGCAGCGTCTCTGATATGAAGCAGTTCGTGAGTAGGTGCGTTATTAAGAACTCAACCTGCAATTACAAAAAGAACTCTGCCGTTGCGGCTGATGTGGTCTCATTTGAACAAGACATTCAATAAACTAGTTTTACATTGTGTTTATCGGTACATGTATTGCTATATTTGGTGTCTAGTGGTCCCCTTAAAAAGAAGCTCCATGTTAACCCAACTAGTTATTAGTATGCTTCAACTGAAGGGGATTCATGATCTGCGTTGATATTGTTCATAATGATGATGGTCGTGGCGCTTATAACGTCAATTACGTGTTATGGTGCGGCTtgtggtgatggttgtggtggttattaatataattattattattgttattattattattattattattattattattattattattattattattgttattattattattattattattattattattattgtggtggtgatggttgtgttggtggtggtggtggtggtggtggtgatggtggtggtggtggtggtggtggtggtgttggtggtggtggtggtggtggtggcggtggcggtggtggtggcggtggtggtggcggtgacggcggcggtggcggcggcggcggcggtggcggtggtggtggcggtcgCGGTGGTGGCGGcaatgacgacgacgatgatgataattatgtgtGCATCATGTaccattattaaaattaaaatgcatacGAAATATTACAGCTTAAAGAACAAATGCTTACGGAATCACAACTTTAGAGCATCTGAGTACCGAAAGAGGCTTCAGGGGCCGCTTCCGGGGGAAGTTATCTCGCTGGACGACCAGTGTCGGATAAAGAAAGGAGTTAACTCGTACTCTTGTCAGACGGTAAAATTTCACTGCGAATTCCTGTTATTATATCATTAATTATTGACATTTTGAACGAGAACTGTATTTTGTCACGAGTTTAAGCTTTCTATAGACAGCTCTTGTCTTTAACGGTGTACTGGGcttaatgctgtttttaattcAGACATCAAAACTGTATGTTGATACTTCAATGTTGAGAAAACTGTAAAAAAGCAGTTCGTCATTTCTACCAATTCATTCAATATATTCTAAGAAAATATCAATTCTgtcaagaaaaaacaacaacaatttactGTATTAAAGAATATTTGCTAAGGCTGGGAAAAACTTAAGTAGCTTAGTGTCactaaataaattcaaaataaagtcaCATACATTGAGGCATGTTATGAGGAAGTGCAGAGTACAGAGACCAAAATTCTTTAACAAACGATGTAATTGGTCTCATTCGAGACATCACTCAAATTAAAAATTGATGACAATAATTAGGTCTCGTAACGATCCACAGAGGCTACATTCATCGGCCTGCCACCACGGGTTCCACTGCAGCGGGGAGAAGGGCTGCAACCTGACGATATACGACTACCTGTTTGGCTCCTTGTTCGTCTATCCGTTCACTGGGACCCCGTGTTCAAGGGATCCGAATATGGTTGGTGACCGTTTATAAGATATATGGCTTAACTTAGCATGTAAGTTGGAGCCGGTCAAATAAATCTGTCAATATAAGCTCGTTGTGAGTTACTCTCGTGGTTTAATTGTTTGTACCATGGTGTATTTCAGTGGTGTTTTAAGGGTCAATGCGTTATGAAGCCATTTACTGATGTCACCAATGTGTTGCTTTCAACTGGCGTCATCTCTGAAGAGGACGACGACGATGAAACTCTCACCTTCGTTGACGTCATTCGCGTATATCTGACAAATGAAGTCGGTCATAGCGGTACTACGAATGTAATAATTGGTACTACGGGTTCTTCGGGTGTTTATACTGGTACTTCGGCTATAATGAGCGAAGCGTCGTCAGTGTCCGCATCGCAAAATAAAGCCACCACGGTGACGAAAACAAAGTCAACACAGACTCCAACAGTAACTGAAAGCATACAATCGTTGTCAACAGACGAAACGTCCTTCGCAACACTCTACAATCCCGTAGAGACCCAAACGCACGCATCAACATCTCGAGTTTCCTTAAGACCGTCAACTTCATATTTTGAACTAGTATCGCCATAAAAACCATCAAGAGCCATTGATACTTCTTCATTATCGGGCCAGGAATCTATCAGGTcgtcaacataattataataccaTATAAGATTCAACCAAAACGATCCATACATTAGATTGGTATGGTCCAATATCTTCTACAACAGCAATAAAGTCTACCAAAGGTTTAccaaaagataaaaaatatttgagttaACCATGTCATCTAAATTGCGATGTTGGCCGCGTAATCATGTGAACGTCATGATTAACCATGTTGTTAACCATGTTAACAACTTCATGAACAGCTAAGGAATCAACGATAACGATAAATAGAGCATTCGCGTAT from Dreissena polymorpha isolate Duluth1 chromosome 1, UMN_Dpol_1.0, whole genome shotgun sequence carries:
- the LOC127867378 gene encoding uncharacterized protein LOC127867378 isoform X2 yields the protein MFCNLSKCFFFGIIISLVDTSDGQEDFVTIHKREDAATIHTEDRITNSISKNNVNIRITDEHVTTPPLTDTDVPTHKPEADVSIINAEDIATANITVDGITNPFTEADETTPEIEGNIKIPVFIADDITTLLAEFDAPTSTTKDDIINRITQGYVTAPKVEDNVKNPFSTENTVTIAEDDVTISITEEDVTTLSTEDDVKNHIAEDDVADQNIVELLFCADASVYRHFLAMKGNDSAAVVAIHDYTRALANEIDVAFGIVSQVDPTFNLSIFLVDTIIAKSDKDASWSRDSQATVNNVTYIDNKRKPLDLFLEWRLVNFWLFRLLPPHDHAMAITMLPMINIPDPNVNPETPTVEGVAYFGRMCTWKQISLVRLNSGHFSITAAHEIAHNLGANHDSEVNCTHSDFNMMAGTRRTLVSADLASQQWRFSNCSVSDMKQFVSSLKNKCLRNHNFRASEYRKRLQGPLPGEVISLDDQCRIKKGVNSYSCQTRLHSSACHHGFHCSGEKGCNLTIYDYLFGSLFVYPFTGTPCSRDPNMWCFKGQCVMKPFTDVTNVLLSTGVISEEDDDDETLTFVDVIRVYLTNEVGHSGTTNVIIGTTGSSGVYTGTSAIMSEASSVSASQNKATTVTKTKSTQTPTVTESIQSLSTDETSFATLYNPVETQTHASTSRVSLRPSTSYFELVSP
- the LOC127867378 gene encoding uncharacterized protein LOC127867378 isoform X1, with amino-acid sequence MGKDEKKVLTKYYRFNGMISVQRFISEDFVTIHKREDAATIHTEDRITNSISKNNVNIRITDEHVTTPPLTDTDVPTHKPEADVSIINAEDIATANITVDGITNPFTEADETTPEIEGNIKIPVFIADDITTLLAEFDAPTSTTKDDIINRITQGYVTAPKVEDNVKNPFSTENTVTIAEDDVTISITEEDVTTLSTEDDVKNHIAEDDVADQNIVELLFCADASVYRHFLAMKGNDSAAVVAIHDYTRALANEIDVAFGIVSQVDPTFNLSIFLVDTIIAKSDKDASWSRDSQATVNNVTYIDNKRKPLDLFLEWRLVNFWLFRLLPPHDHAMAITMLPMINIPDPNVNPETPTVEGVAYFGRMCTWKQISLVRLNSGHFSITAAHEIAHNLGANHDSEVNCTHSDFNMMAGTRRTLVSADLASQQWRFSNCSVSDMKQFVSSLKNKCLRNHNFRASEYRKRLQGPLPGEVISLDDQCRIKKGVNSYSCQTRLHSSACHHGFHCSGEKGCNLTIYDYLFGSLFVYPFTGTPCSRDPNMWCFKGQCVMKPFTDVTNVLLSTGVISEEDDDDETLTFVDVIRVYLTNEVGHSGTTNVIIGTTGSSGVYTGTSAIMSEASSVSASQNKATTVTKTKSTQTPTVTESIQSLSTDETSFATLYNPVETQTHASTSRVSLRPSTSYFELVSP